The Nitrospirota bacterium region TTGTGCTGTTTCTTAAACCAATTACAGTATCAACATATGCTGATCTTTTATAGTTGTAGCCAAGCCCTATGTCCAATGTTTCGATAGGGAAAATATCTACGCCTATTTTGAGCTTATCCCTGTTCTGTGATCCGGTGTCAAATTCGTTCTTGTAAATTGCATATCTGTCTGTTGCTGTAGATATATCGGAGTTATTTGAACCATCTCTGTTCATTCTCTCATACGCTATCTTAGCAGACATGAAATCAACCCCTGCCCACTTCAAGCCAACATTCCAAATATTGTCAACTGTCTTGGGAATGTCGTATGCCATATGGCCACCATTCAAAGCAATAGAATTGTGGGTGTTGACATAATTAAAACCACCGAAGAGTACAAAATGAGCTGGCAGTTTGTATGAAAGATCCACTCCGAAATCGCCCTTGGTATAATTGACCGGAATATAATTATTTGTATTTCCAGTGTTTGAGGTTACTGATGGGTCATTAGATTTATTTTCCAGGGAGCGATATCTGTAGAAAATGTTGCCATCGAGAGCTGCAATAGGGTTAGTGTTCAGAACAAAATTATAGTTCTCGGTATCTACCTTACCATGCCACGTATTGTCCCCATTGGCGTAAGTATAGGTGTATGAGGGGTTGCGAACTGTGTTAGTCTGGCCAATCAGAGAGGAGGTTAAGTAGGTTGCATCAGACGTTGTCTCACCACCATTTATGTTTACACTAAATCTGCTGTTAAATGGAAGTGCGGCTGACCCTTTGAAACCGTAGTTATAGTTCTGATTACTCGGCGGCAGTGTCATGGTGTCAGTTTGCCCAACTCTGTTTGGTATAGAGCTGCTTCCAGCATATATATTCTGGAAGTAAAGGTTTTCGTTGCTATTAGTGAAATCGGTGTAAGTAACATATGCTGATGCAAAAATAGGCTTTGTTATGTACCCTATCTCACCCCTTAAAACATCCGTTACGTAATCAATCGGCTGAGGAAATTCAGTAACCGGACCGCTTGAACCATTGCTATTGGTTGCGGAAAGTGGTCTGGTTCCATTCCTTGACTCTCTGCTTGCACCAAACTCCATGTAAAAAGGTTTGAGAGCGTCCAATCTTATTGCACCGCCCTCTTGCTGCCTGTCTATTGTGTAGTCTAAGGAGTTCCATCTTGTTGC contains the following coding sequences:
- a CDS encoding MtrB/PioB family outer membrane beta-barrel protein → MIKGIPMKAKIAVLAIFLILLPFCLAFAEDSTDGSSSASSGREPVLKIPNLSGEITMTGQTVGLTGNPSKYNEYRDNKENYFLGSVKLKYDDDKYWFYLKAEDIGYDTQHYKLDGGIYGIVKYNLEYKEMLHNYSLNDKTIYNGAGSNNLTTMTGYATTPATRWNSLDYTIDRQQEGGAIRLDALKPFYMEFGASRESRNGTRPLSATNSNGSSGPVTEFPQPIDYVTDVLRGEIGYITKPIFASAYVTYTDFTNSNENLYFQNIYAGSSSIPNRVGQTDTMTLPPSNQNYNYGFKGSAALPFNSRFSVNINGGETTSDATYLTSSLIGQTNTVRNPSYTYTYANGDNTWHGKVDTENYNFVLNTNPIAALDGNIFYRYRSLENKSNDPSVTSNTGNTNNYIPVNYTKGDFGVDLSYKLPAHFVLFGGFNYVNTHNSIALNGGHMAYDIPKTVDNIWNVGLKWAGVDFMSAKIAYERMNRDGSNNSDISTATDRYAIYKNEFDTGSQNRDKLKIGVDIFPIETLDIGLGYNYKRSAYVDTVIGLRNSTTNEYYVDASYAIGKYVKLNGYLALEDLKTYQFMRTSSGTGNDDPSGATQNATNYNWDLTYRDKSLDYGAGIDIYMIPKKVTLRVQYDSVRSDGSGDFTILNQAALNTLGSPTGTATTILPSQNNSNIDIPNIDVYRLNTILAKVMWNVTHNFSVSAGYAYQHYAYDDYGYNNYPSTYTITDNAGNVNYLSGAYSDPSYNASLAFLTLKYSFK